Within Sphingomonas piscis, the genomic segment CGAGAGCGGCCGCACCTTGCCGCTGCCGAGCGCTCCGTCCGGACGGAAGGCCGCCATGGTGCCGGTGAGGTTCGGCTCCGGCTTCTGCTGGAACGTCCGGACCGGCGGAAGCGACTTCTCCGGCAAGTCGTCGATGGTTCCGCGGAGCCATGCCTGCCACGCGGGCGGGACTCGGCTGCCGTCATTATTGCCGTCGTAGATGACCCAGCGGCGAGCCGGATCCTTCTTGTGCTGGTAATAGATGTTGCCGGAATCGTCGCGGCCGACCTCCCTGCCCTTGCTCCGCGTGAACAAGGCGGTTCCGACGGTGGCGCCGTTCCACCAGGTGAAGGTCTTGGCCAGGAATCCCATGCATGGAGCCTCTGCCGCGTCCGGCGAACGAGTGCAAGCGCCGCGCTGGCGAGTCCCCGCGGCTCAGCAGCCGCTCGGCACGATCTCGAACAGCTTGGTCCAATATTTGCCGGTCACGAACAGCCGGTCGCCCGCTTCGTCATAAGCAATGCCGTTGGGAACCGCCTCCACATCGCTGCCACCTGCTTGCCGGCGAAGCTCGGAAAGATCCATGACCGACCGCACGGCTCCGGACGCCGGGTCGAAGATGACGACCTGATTGGTTGTCCAGACGTTGGCCATCAGCGCACCTCGGCGCCACTCGAGCTCGTTGATGTTGGCCACCGGTTGGCCGCCGGCATTCACGGTGAAGGTCCGGACCACCTTCATGCTCTTGGGGTCGAGCACCCGTACGACGGGCGTGCCGTCGCTCATGAAGATTTGCTTGCCGTCGTTGGTCAGGCCCCAGCCTTCGCCCGTGTAGGAGAACTCGCCCGTCTTGCGGAACGTCCTGGCGTTCCAGCGGAAGCCTTTGCCTTCCTTCCAGGTGACGCTGAACATCTCATTGCCCAGCTTGGTGAGACCCTCGCCGAAATAGGGAGGCGGCACCACCGCCTGCTGAAGCACCTTGCCGTCCGACAGCCGGACCCGGCGCACACCCGATTGCCCGACCATGCCGGTGCTTTCGTAAAGCTGGCCGCCGTCGAACAGCAGCCCTTCGGTGAAAGCCTTGGGGTCATGGGGGTAGGACTTGCGGACCGTAAAGGTGCACAATGTCGGAAGGAT encodes:
- a CDS encoding NADH:ubiquinone oxidoreductase subunit NDUFA12 — its product is MGFLAKTFTWWNGATVGTALFTRSKGREVGRDDSGNIYYQHKKDPARRWVIYDGNNDGSRVPPAWQAWLRGTIDDLPEKSLPPVRTFQQKPEPNLTGTMAAFRPDGALGSGKVRPLSTGDYQPWTPD
- a CDS encoding glutaminyl-peptide cyclotransferase, with product MRRSTKSLQVVAALLLGTVVATCGPRAATGNSAAEASSAPAIAEPILPTLCTFTVRKSYPHDPKAFTEGLLFDGGQLYESTGMVGQSGVRRVRLSDGKVLQQAVVPPPYFGEGLTKLGNEMFSVTWKEGKGFRWNARTFRKTGEFSYTGEGWGLTNDGKQIFMSDGTPVVRVLDPKSMKVVRTFTVNAGGQPVANINELEWRRGALMANVWTTNQVVIFDPASGAVRSVMDLSELRRQAGGSDVEAVPNGIAYDEAGDRLFVTGKYWTKLFEIVPSGC